A window from Ignavibacteriota bacterium encodes these proteins:
- a CDS encoding carbohydrate binding domain-containing protein translates to MFKKLIILFILILSSNLLAQTIVLSDEFDNGDSKWNTGWIDASTTSVTVSIDNTGKLSGANSYKIAVTNGGVEMWRVQRVSALPLKAGHQYTISFMAVADKDNAGINVLFEIAGDPYTKRIDDTVTVNTTPQTYSITMTATENVSDNFAKLMFGSARNNNTTIWIDAIVVTEMVDPTLITQWGLSKEYNVNWPILNTSSTAPGDASIGGAAVSGWKGLQGGFGQDVEISTTKAIIVKGQIEFVGADAGDAYTPIRYALTYQDSNTTLQYALTDSATWSHRGNHFGYEFTPRTGAGVMANGAGGGGTVWTVNNGNWASTYSNGGKPIIAVNQAPRNAQIIAGKYNVAISVQAINDTTNEVRWYMIETSNKYWYGGVVQGPATTKKFNSIIFGVNEVPFTEFKVIGMKVDKGDPIVIPEAPWQSYYVDQWGLSKEYNVNWPILNDSTTLVGDASIGGAAVSGWKGLQGGFGQDVEISTTKAIIVKGQIEFVGADAGDAYTPIRYALTYQDSNTTLQYALTDSATWSHRGNHFGYEFTPRTGAGVMANGAGGGGTVWTVNNGNWASTYSNGGKPIIAVNQAPRNAQIIAGSIM, encoded by the coding sequence GTGTTTAAAAAACTAATTATATTGTTTATTCTAATTCTATCTTCAAATTTACTAGCACAAACAATTGTTTTGTCTGATGAATTTGATAATGGAGACAGCAAATGGAATACCGGTTGGATTGATGCATCAACAACATCAGTTACTGTGTCAATTGATAATACAGGTAAACTTTCAGGAGCTAACTCCTACAAAATTGCGGTTACAAATGGTGGTGTTGAAATGTGGCGCGTACAAAGAGTTTCTGCATTACCGCTTAAAGCCGGACATCAATATACAATTTCGTTTATGGCTGTTGCAGATAAGGATAATGCAGGTATCAATGTGTTATTTGAAATTGCGGGAGATCCATACACAAAGCGTATTGATGATACAGTTACTGTAAATACCACTCCTCAAACTTATTCTATTACAATGACAGCAACAGAAAACGTTTCGGATAATTTTGCAAAACTTATGTTTGGATCTGCAAGAAATAATAATACAACCATTTGGATTGATGCAATTGTAGTTACAGAAATGGTTGATCCAACTTTGATAACTCAGTGGGGGTTGTCAAAAGAATATAATGTAAATTGGCCAATTCTGAATACTAGTTCTACAGCTCCGGGCGATGCATCAATAGGCGGAGCAGCAGTAAGTGGTTGGAAAGGATTACAAGGCGGATTTGGACAGGATGTAGAAATAAGTACAACAAAAGCAATAATAGTAAAAGGACAGATAGAATTTGTAGGAGCAGATGCAGGTGATGCATACACGCCAATCCGATATGCATTAACATATCAAGATAGTAATACAACATTACAATATGCATTAACAGATTCAGCGACATGGTCACATAGAGGAAATCATTTTGGATATGAATTCACACCGAGAACGGGAGCCGGAGTTATGGCTAACGGAGCTGGCGGTGGTGGAACAGTATGGACAGTAAATAATGGAAACTGGGCAAGTACATATAGTAATGGCGGAAAACCAATAATAGCAGTAAATCAAGCTCCAAGAAATGCACAGATAATAGCAGGGAAGTATAATGTAGCAATATCAGTACAAGCGATTAATGATACAACAAATGAAGTAAGATGGTATATGATAGAGACAAGTAATAAGTATTGGTATGGAGGAGTAGTACAAGGACCAGCAACAACGAAGAAGTTCAACAGTATCATCTTTGGAGTAAATGAAGTACCGTTTACAGAGTTTAAAGTTATAGGAATGAAAGTTGACAAAGGTGATCCGATAGTTATACCAGAAGCACCATGGCAGTCATATTATGTAGATCAGTGGGGATTATCAAAAGAATATAATGTAAATTGGCCAATATTGAATGATAGTACGACACTGGTTGGCGATGCATCAATAGGCGGAGCAGCAGTAAGTGGTTGGAAAGGATTACAAGGCGGATTTGGACAGGATGTAGAAATAAGTACAACAAAAGCAATAATAGTAAAAGGACAGATAGAATTTGTAGGAGCAGATGCAGGTGATGCATACACGCCAATCCGATATGCATTAACATATCAAGATAGTAATACAACATTACAATATGCATTAACAGATTCAGCGACATGGTCACATAGAGGAAATCATTTTGGATATGAATTCACACCGAGAACGGGAGCCGGAGTTATGGCTAACGGAGCTGGCGGTGGTGGAACAGTATGGACAGTAAATAATGGAAACTGGGCAAGTACATATAGTAATGGCGGAAAACCAATAATAGCAGTAAATCAAGCTCCAAGAAATGCACAGATAATAGCAGGAAGTATAATGTAG
- a CDS encoding T9SS type A sorting domain-containing protein, whose protein sequence is MIETSNKYWYGGVVQGPATTKKFNSIIFGVNEVPFTEFKVIGMKVDKGDPIVIPEAPWQSYYVDQWGLSKEYNVNWPILNDSTTLVGDASIGGAAVSGWKGLQGGFGQDVEISTTKAIIVKGQIEFVGADAGDAYTPIRYALTYQDSNTTLQYALTDSATWSHRGNHFGYEFTPRTGAGVMANGAGGGGTVWTVNNGNWASTYSNGGKPIIAVNQAPRNAQIIAGKYNVAISVQAINDTTNEVRWYMIETSNKYWYGGVVQGPATTKKFNSIIFGVNEVPFTEFKVIGMKVDKGNPIVVPKAPWQNFYVDTWGIYGGNSGGWSLRPGDLTGNVDYNGTAVPNGLAVVRGDLGLINPEPGVDVFVLKGNINLTGGSFEGSASLRFGLFNGEGGTIVIDSSMDSSNAWTGSEATNIGYLFIPQEGTNSGVTWASGSGTFGRITYGLWNAYEDGTALGNLGPIQTAGGAGTYKFEICVAPKTDGTSQVLWTLKKNDGSYYMEGNAIDNAPVTSFNSFILGIGQGATATSLHLTDIQATMTDKVIITDVESPISGIPTSYTLGQNYPNPFNPTTTIEFALPKDSEVKMVVYDILGREVANLIKGDLKAGYHQINFNASNLASGIYFYSIKAGDFTSAKKLVLMK, encoded by the coding sequence ATGATAGAGACAAGTAATAAGTATTGGTATGGAGGAGTAGTACAAGGACCAGCAACAACGAAGAAGTTCAACAGTATCATCTTTGGAGTAAATGAAGTACCGTTTACAGAGTTTAAAGTTATAGGAATGAAAGTTGACAAAGGTGATCCGATAGTTATACCAGAAGCACCATGGCAGTCATATTATGTAGATCAGTGGGGATTATCAAAAGAATATAATGTAAATTGGCCAATATTGAATGATAGTACGACACTGGTTGGCGATGCATCAATAGGCGGAGCAGCAGTAAGTGGTTGGAAAGGATTACAAGGCGGATTTGGACAGGATGTAGAAATAAGTACAACAAAAGCAATAATAGTAAAAGGACAGATAGAATTTGTAGGAGCAGATGCAGGTGATGCATACACGCCAATCCGATATGCATTAACATATCAAGATAGTAATACAACATTACAATATGCATTAACAGATTCAGCGACATGGTCACATAGAGGAAATCATTTTGGATATGAATTCACACCGAGAACGGGAGCCGGAGTTATGGCTAACGGAGCTGGCGGTGGTGGAACAGTATGGACAGTAAATAATGGAAACTGGGCAAGTACATATAGTAATGGCGGAAAACCAATAATAGCAGTAAATCAAGCTCCAAGAAATGCACAGATAATAGCAGGGAAGTATAATGTAGCAATATCAGTACAAGCGATTAATGATACAACAAATGAAGTAAGATGGTATATGATAGAGACAAGTAATAAGTATTGGTATGGAGGAGTAGTACAAGGACCAGCAACAACGAAGAAGTTCAACAGTATCATCTTTGGAGTAAATGAAGTACCGTTTACAGAGTTTAAAGTTATAGGAATGAAAGTAGATAAAGGAAATCCAATAGTAGTACCAAAAGCACCATGGCAAAATTTTTATGTTGATACTTGGGGAATATATGGTGGAAATAGTGGTGGTTGGTCCTTAAGACCTGGTGATCTAACGGGTAATGTTGATTATAATGGAACTGCAGTACCAAATGGATTAGCTGTTGTTAGAGGTGATTTGGGATTGATTAACCCAGAACCAGGTGTTGATGTTTTCGTACTAAAAGGAAATATAAATTTAACGGGTGGTAGTTTTGAAGGTTCAGCTAGTTTAAGATTTGGATTATTCAATGGAGAAGGTGGAACAATAGTGATCGATTCTTCTATGGATTCAAGTAATGCTTGGACAGGTTCAGAAGCAACAAATATTGGTTATTTGTTTATTCCACAGGAAGGTACAAACAGCGGTGTTACTTGGGCTTCTGGAAGTGGAACTTTCGGTAGAATTACTTATGGTCTATGGAATGCTTATGAAGATGGAACTGCTTTAGGTAATTTAGGTCCAATTCAAACAGCAGGCGGAGCAGGAACATATAAATTTGAAATTTGTGTTGCTCCAAAAACTGATGGTACTTCACAAGTTTTGTGGACATTAAAGAAAAATGATGGTTCATATTATATGGAAGGAAATGCAATTGATAATGCCCCAGTAACATCTTTTAACAGTTTTATTCTGGGAATTGGACAAGGTGCTACGGCAACTTCATTGCATTTAACAGATATACAAGCAACTATGACAGATAAAGTAATTATTACGGATGTTGAATCACCAATTTCTGGAATCCCTACATCATATACTTTGGGTCAAAATTATCCTAACCCATTTAACCCAACTACAACAATAGAATTTGCATTACCAAAAGATAGTGAAGTTAAAATGGTAGTATATGATATTTTAGGAAGAGAAGTTGCAAATTTAATTAAAGGCGATTTAAAAGCTGGTTATCATCAAATTAATTTTAATGCTTCAAACTTAGCTTCTGGTATTTATTTCTATTCAATTAAAGCTGGAGATTTTACAAGTGCCAAGAAGTTAGTTTTAATGAAATAA
- a CDS encoding T9SS type A sorting domain-containing protein, with product MKKITQIIYVLLFLSIISMAQKDTVYVLGLYESGGTYGTLNTAIETAITNGTINNTVFKLTPYEVYVLSRSIYLDHNQNLEIFAPKAGTTQESAPPQIVWTEEGIDRAYIIQGYGDIIIKNVWIRYADILGSKVSSSIVFENQDAANDPEQGDFEGCIFDYCGIGAEAGGAVTVKADHFVGNFQNCFFRNLSDNHFRYYGRAVSFPYESTGWHYDKLLFENCSFTNLARIVMQEGNEYSDNVHINHCTLINSLEWVFQSAGWIRNASITNSIFINPNMLGYRALDVCDDNQTFDDFQAGLCDPPGGGLINGITEVDSFGFTVPFTDFDRKIFIGNNVYTFTDYMLDWYTGCGWCQEQHRQRQDIELYNPPPMLGENEISFIDSVDDQGNKVFKKLNVDWATIYEEDPGFIVEPVNQDTFLLFVEYKWSTAADVDWSYRPDVGLNQIWPLPENLAYNNTAYQTAAMGNFPLGDLNWYPEQLSAWEAQRESEWATINNWLETGGPTDVNEENKLIPIDYVLNQNYPNPFNPTTNIEYSIPISGHVSLKVFNSLGEEVTTLIYANQKPGNYIVTFDGTGLASGIYMYQLQSENVTISKKFVLIK from the coding sequence ATGAAGAAAATAACACAAATTATTTATGTTTTACTATTTCTGAGTATCATTTCAATGGCACAGAAAGATACCGTTTATGTTCTTGGATTATATGAGTCCGGTGGAACTTATGGAACATTGAACACTGCTATTGAAACGGCAATAACAAACGGTACAATAAATAATACTGTTTTTAAGCTTACACCATATGAAGTATATGTTTTAAGCAGAAGTATTTATTTAGATCATAATCAGAATTTAGAAATTTTTGCTCCAAAAGCAGGAACAACTCAAGAATCAGCTCCACCGCAAATTGTTTGGACTGAAGAAGGAATTGATAGAGCGTATATTATTCAAGGATATGGTGATATTATTATAAAAAATGTGTGGATTAGATATGCAGATATTTTAGGCAGTAAGGTAAGCAGTTCCATAGTTTTTGAAAATCAGGATGCAGCAAATGATCCAGAACAAGGTGATTTTGAAGGCTGCATTTTTGATTATTGTGGAATTGGAGCTGAAGCAGGTGGTGCGGTAACTGTTAAAGCAGATCATTTTGTTGGAAATTTTCAGAACTGTTTCTTCAGAAATTTATCTGATAATCATTTCAGATATTATGGTCGTGCAGTTTCATTCCCATACGAAAGTACAGGTTGGCACTACGATAAATTATTATTTGAAAATTGTTCATTTACAAATCTTGCGAGAATTGTTATGCAAGAGGGCAATGAATATAGTGATAATGTACATATAAATCATTGTACGTTGATCAATTCTTTAGAATGGGTTTTTCAATCTGCCGGATGGATAAGAAATGCTTCTATAACAAATTCTATCTTTATCAATCCAAACATGTTGGGTTACCGTGCATTAGACGTTTGTGATGATAATCAAACATTTGATGATTTTCAGGCAGGATTATGCGATCCTCCAGGTGGCGGACTAATAAATGGAATTACAGAAGTTGATTCATTTGGATTTACAGTACCTTTCACTGATTTTGATAGAAAAATTTTTATTGGTAATAATGTTTACACTTTTACTGATTATATGCTAGATTGGTATACTGGTTGCGGTTGGTGCCAGGAACAGCATAGACAAAGGCAAGACATTGAACTATATAATCCTCCTCCAATGTTAGGAGAAAATGAAATTTCTTTTATTGATTCAGTAGATGATCAAGGAAACAAAGTATTTAAAAAGTTAAATGTTGATTGGGCAACAATTTATGAGGAAGACCCAGGATTTATCGTTGAACCAGTAAATCAAGATACATTTTTATTATTTGTTGAATACAAATGGAGTACAGCTGCAGATGTTGATTGGTCTTACCGTCCGGATGTTGGCTTAAATCAGATTTGGCCTTTACCAGAAAATTTAGCATATAATAATACTGCATATCAAACAGCAGCTATGGGTAATTTTCCACTTGGAGATTTAAACTGGTATCCTGAACAACTTTCTGCTTGGGAAGCACAAAGAGAATCTGAATGGGCAACTATTAATAATTGGTTAGAAACAGGTGGACCAACAGATGTTAATGAAGAAAATAAATTAATTCCCATTGATTATGTATTAAATCAAAATTATCCAAATCCTTTTAATCCTACTACCAATATTGAATATTCAATTCCGATTTCTGGTCATGTTTCCTTAAAAGTATTTAATAGTTTAGGTGAAGAAGTTACAACTTTAATTTATGCAAATCAAAAACCAGGAAATTATATAGTAACATTTGATGGAACAGGATTAGCAAGTGGAATTTATATGTATCAATTGCAGTCAGAAAATGTTACTATCAGCAAAAAATTTGTATTGATTAAATAA
- a CDS encoding MFS transporter, whose amino-acid sequence MENNNVKLTESVLSLKEKIGYSLGDAASNIYFQTFIIFLLNFYTDVFGLPAAAVGTMFLITRIFDAVNDPIMGTIADRTNTKWGKFRPFVFFFGIPFVIMGVLTFTTPDYDVSGKLIYAYITYNLLMVMYTIVNVPYSALMAVITPNSLERTELSSFRFVAAFVGGLIVQGSTIYLVKYFGNGNDAVGWQYAMGILGLLALTFLFITFVTTKERVQPPKNQKIEVKKDLKDLFSNKAWLLIAGATVFQLIFIVVRSSSIVYYFKYYILDQKLNLFGTVIDLPYETFTSTFLLTGTIFNIIGAILTKWISKKFDKRNTYVGCLLISAVGSIAFYFLSPQSVILIFLINILISFAWGPVSVLQWAMYTDAADYSEWKNNRRATGLLMAASLFALKLGLTVGGALVGYILAYYGYVANETQTPETINGMILLMSLYPAVFGIIGAGLMFFYPLTNKMMLKIEHDLTQRRI is encoded by the coding sequence ATGGAAAATAATAACGTAAAATTAACAGAATCAGTATTATCATTAAAAGAAAAAATAGGGTATAGTTTAGGAGATGCAGCTTCAAATATTTATTTCCAGACATTTATTATTTTCTTATTAAACTTTTACACAGATGTATTTGGTTTACCGGCTGCAGCAGTTGGTACGATGTTTTTAATTACGAGAATATTCGATGCCGTTAACGACCCAATTATGGGGACAATTGCAGATAGGACAAATACTAAATGGGGAAAATTCAGACCATTTGTTTTCTTCTTTGGAATACCGTTTGTAATTATGGGGGTTTTAACTTTTACAACTCCTGATTATGATGTTTCCGGTAAACTAATTTATGCTTACATCACATACAACCTACTAATGGTAATGTACACAATTGTAAATGTACCATATTCAGCACTTATGGCGGTAATAACTCCGAATTCACTTGAGAGAACAGAATTAAGTTCATTCAGATTTGTTGCAGCTTTTGTTGGTGGATTGATAGTACAAGGATCAACAATATATTTGGTAAAATATTTTGGGAATGGAAACGATGCAGTTGGCTGGCAGTACGCAATGGGCATTTTGGGATTACTCGCATTAACATTTTTATTCATAACATTTGTAACCACAAAGGAAAGAGTACAGCCGCCGAAAAATCAAAAAATTGAAGTAAAGAAAGATTTAAAAGATCTATTTTCGAACAAAGCGTGGTTACTGATAGCCGGAGCAACAGTATTTCAGTTAATATTTATAGTTGTAAGAAGTTCCTCAATAGTTTACTACTTCAAATATTATATATTGGATCAAAAGCTAAATTTATTTGGTACGGTAATAGATTTGCCTTATGAAACATTCACATCAACATTTTTGCTGACTGGAACAATTTTTAATATTATTGGCGCAATTTTAACAAAATGGATATCCAAAAAATTTGACAAGAGAAATACTTATGTGGGATGTTTGTTAATAAGTGCAGTAGGAAGTATAGCATTTTATTTCTTGTCACCACAAAGTGTGATACTAATATTTTTAATTAATATTTTAATTTCGTTTGCATGGGGACCAGTTTCAGTATTACAATGGGCAATGTACACAGATGCGGCAGATTATTCGGAATGGAAAAATAATAGAAGAGCTACCGGATTATTGATGGCAGCATCATTATTTGCATTAAAATTAGGATTAACAGTTGGCGGTGCATTAGTAGGATATATTCTTGCATATTATGGTTATGTAGCCAATGAAACACAGACTCCGGAAACAATAAATGGAATGATATTACTTATGAGCTTATATCCGGCAGTATTTGGAATAATTGGTGCGGGATTAATGTTTTTCTATCCCTTAACAAATAAAATGATGTTAAAAATAGAACACGATTTAACACAAAGAAGAATTTAA
- a CDS encoding TonB-dependent receptor, with product MIKIIYQIKKNTLWALILFSLILFNSNLFAQSGSIRGQVFEKDTNDPLVGANLIVKGTTLGASTDFDGKFLIRNVPMGNHTLTVTYIGYNQVSKEITITANRTLELEFSLEPQVLEGETVTISAQAKGQVSAIQQQLTADQITNVVSEERIQELPDFNAASVLSRLPGISTTQSSGEDNKIVIRGLSPKYNSIEVEGVKLSSTGSSQIGLSSNPGAGSGGVSNDRSVDLTMISPYMIRMISVYKSLTPDMNANSLGGTVNMELREAPSELHWNLMYQQGYTAKSGTLGNFRAVASGSNRFFDDQLGIYALVNLESYDRNSDNLDASYDIPAGETYVDPATGFQPVQVNSVTFNRHLENRKRYGGNLILDYKIPDGSLKFVNMIARINSDYTDHRQTINYDQGRMNWTLRQGENITDQQMHSLKFDYDLGYAALDLSVSYTASRNSLDKSPEFNFNQVDALQAGVPRDNVIPEDLIYLLTNFKGDSAVILNNANLYSNEYKEDKITYKADLEFPFFLGSSLSGFVKFGGQIYNQTNETDQEVPYLAFNGNATSTSTDIQANLMRTIMNEFGVSVSEDGKLTGKTFLNDDEELFDPFLEDKYGSVYYVSSPGPLNNILDYIIGKPEFDASNSQYSSGAQGGWYDGPYQQLINDYEYKENYYAAYGMTKLNFWDFMVIGGIRFEKLDNEYFAYNARDQRNPQSQIMYDTNSVKSNEYLLPMAQIKYEPFKWLDVRYAYTHTLSRPDYHALSPKFSITQGNQVYTGNPDLKPAKSMNQDLNITFHSNEIGLFSIGGFYKKIENFVYNASYRLDLAEDARIDALSRYQIVRNGTLVVTPILTSGKSDATVFRPLNNPYDATVKGLELDFQHNFWYLPTPFNNFVIGMNYANISSETTYPWYDVEVRIVGRERITEFIDSASTGRLIDQPKHIFNAYLGYDYQGFSSRLSFLFQDNSARGNGGRNPELDSYTTEYFRIDFAARQKLPIWNSELFLDVSNLNGSNTSWIQRSIEGYLGIQNYGLTANLGFRIVF from the coding sequence ATGATAAAAATTATTTACCAAATTAAAAAAAACACTTTGTGGGCATTGATTTTATTTTCTTTAATATTATTTAATTCAAATTTATTTGCTCAGTCGGGATCAATAAGAGGACAAGTTTTTGAAAAAGATACAAATGATCCGCTTGTTGGCGCAAATTTAATAGTTAAAGGAACAACACTTGGTGCTTCAACAGATTTTGATGGAAAGTTTCTTATAAGAAATGTGCCAATGGGTAACCACACTTTAACTGTTACATATATTGGTTACAATCAAGTAAGTAAAGAAATAACAATTACTGCAAATAGAACTTTAGAATTAGAATTCTCACTTGAACCGCAAGTTTTAGAAGGTGAAACCGTAACAATTTCTGCTCAGGCAAAAGGGCAAGTTTCAGCAATTCAGCAACAATTAACAGCAGATCAAATTACAAATGTTGTTTCAGAAGAAAGAATTCAAGAACTACCGGATTTTAATGCTGCATCAGTATTGAGCAGATTGCCGGGCATTTCTACAACACAAAGTTCCGGTGAAGATAATAAAATCGTAATTCGTGGATTGTCACCAAAATATAATTCAATAGAAGTTGAAGGTGTAAAATTATCTTCAACGGGAAGTTCACAAATTGGACTTTCGTCTAATCCAGGTGCAGGATCTGGTGGTGTTTCTAATGATAGAAGCGTTGACCTAACTATGATTTCTCCATACATGATTAGAATGATTTCAGTTTATAAATCTTTAACACCTGATATGAACGCTAATTCATTGGGCGGAACCGTTAATATGGAATTAAGAGAAGCTCCCTCAGAATTGCATTGGAATTTAATGTATCAACAAGGTTATACTGCAAAGAGCGGAACACTTGGAAATTTTAGAGCAGTTGCTTCTGGAAGCAATAGGTTTTTTGATGATCAGCTTGGAATTTATGCATTAGTAAATCTTGAATCATATGATAGAAATTCTGATAATTTGGATGCGTCATATGATATTCCAGCTGGAGAGACTTATGTTGATCCAGCAACCGGTTTTCAACCAGTTCAAGTAAATTCTGTTACATTTAACAGACATTTAGAAAATAGAAAACGATATGGGGGAAATTTAATTCTGGATTATAAAATCCCAGACGGTTCTTTAAAATTTGTGAACATGATTGCTAGAATAAATTCGGATTATACAGATCATCGCCAAACAATTAATTATGATCAAGGCAGAATGAATTGGACATTACGACAAGGAGAAAATATTACGGATCAACAAATGCATTCATTAAAATTTGATTATGATTTAGGTTATGCTGCACTAGATTTATCTGTTAGTTATACTGCTTCAAGAAACTCCCTTGATAAATCTCCCGAATTTAATTTTAATCAGGTTGATGCATTACAAGCTGGTGTACCAAGAGATAATGTAATTCCAGAAGATTTAATTTATTTACTCACAAATTTTAAAGGTGATAGTGCAGTAATTTTAAATAATGCAAATCTTTATAGCAACGAATATAAAGAAGATAAAATTACTTATAAAGCTGATTTAGAGTTCCCATTCTTTTTAGGATCTTCTTTAAGTGGATTTGTAAAATTTGGTGGACAAATTTATAATCAGACAAATGAAACTGATCAAGAAGTACCATACTTAGCATTTAATGGAAATGCAACAAGCACAAGTACTGATATTCAAGCTAATTTGATGAGAACAATCATGAATGAATTTGGAGTTTCAGTAAGTGAAGATGGTAAACTTACTGGTAAAACATTTCTAAATGATGATGAAGAATTGTTTGATCCATTTTTAGAAGATAAATATGGCAGTGTTTATTATGTGTCATCACCCGGACCTTTAAATAATATTCTAGATTATATTATTGGAAAGCCGGAGTTTGATGCTTCAAATAGTCAATATAGTTCTGGTGCTCAAGGTGGATGGTATGATGGGCCATATCAACAATTAATTAATGATTATGAATATAAAGAAAATTATTATGCTGCATATGGAATGACAAAATTAAATTTTTGGGATTTTATGGTAATAGGTGGAATAAGATTTGAAAAACTAGATAATGAATATTTTGCATATAATGCAAGAGATCAGAGAAATCCGCAATCACAAATAATGTATGATACAAATTCTGTAAAATCAAATGAATACTTGCTTCCTATGGCACAAATAAAATATGAACCTTTTAAATGGCTGGATGTTAGATATGCATATACTCATACTTTATCAAGACCCGATTATCATGCACTTAGTCCCAAATTTTCAATAACCCAAGGAAACCAAGTATATACGGGAAATCCTGATTTAAAACCGGCAAAATCAATGAATCAAGATTTAAATATAACTTTTCACTCAAATGAAATTGGTCTTTTTTCGATTGGAGGATTTTACAAAAAAATTGAAAATTTTGTTTATAATGCTTCATATCGTTTAGACCTTGCAGAAGATGCCAGGATTGATGCACTCTCAAGATATCAAATTGTAAGAAACGGGACATTAGTTGTTACTCCCATTTTAACTTCGGGTAAATCTGATGCAACTGTTTTTAGACCTTTAAATAATCCATATGATGCAACGGTAAAAGGACTTGAATTAGATTTTCAACACAATTTTTGGTACTTGCCTACACCATTTAACAATTTTGTTATTGGAATGAATTATGCAAACATTTCCTCAGAAACGACATATCCTTGGTATGATGTAGAAGTTAGAATTGTTGGGCGAGAAAGAATTACAGAATTTATTGATAGTGCCTCAACGGGAAGATTGATTGATCAACCGAAGCATATTTTTAATGCTTATTTAGGTTATGATTATCAAGGATTTTCCTCAAGACTTTCTTTTTTATTTCAAGATAACTCGGCTAGAGGAAATGGCGGACGTAATCCTGAATTGGATTCGTATACAACAGAATATTTCCGTATTGATTTTGCAGCACGCCAAAAACTACCGATTTGGAATAGTGAATTATTCTTAGATGTAAGCAATCTAAATGGTTCAAACACAAGCTGGATACAAAGATCAATAGAAGGATATTTGGGTATTCAAAATTATGGATTAACAGCAAACTTAGGATTTAGAATAGTTTTTTAA